In Aristaeella hokkaidonensis, the following are encoded in one genomic region:
- a CDS encoding cobyrinate a,c-diamide synthase: MRLLIAGTGSSCGKTTASLLLMSVLRRQGLTVAPYKTGPDYIDPGFHRVVCGRPSHNLDSWLMADKTLNRVLRNDADISIIEGVMGYYDGLNPVTLRCSTWELAQKTKTPVILTVDASGGAASVAATVKGFQSLQEENGIAGVLVNRVSGQHHYDLIRTAVEHYTGLPCTGYLTRDQKLELPSRHLGLVPAEETPDLLRRIDEAAVLAEQTLDTSLLLSLAGQAPALPALAETGTAVSFPGYRLGVALDEAFHFYYQDNLDALSRAGMELVFFSPLRDQQLPSGLDGLYIGGGYPEVFASGLSANQGMLRSIRDALSGGLPCYAECGGLMYLGEEIDGVPMVGFLPLRCRMTKRLQRFGYVTVEEKSGLVFPAHEFHHALAEPLENASFACRIRKASNPENEWVCGYEREKTLAAFAHVHFGDRPELIRRFFSGSENV, from the coding sequence ATGAGATTACTGATTGCCGGCACAGGCAGTAGCTGCGGCAAAACCACCGCGTCCCTGCTGCTCATGTCCGTTCTTCGCAGACAGGGCTTAACCGTCGCGCCTTACAAAACCGGTCCGGATTATATTGATCCCGGATTTCATCGTGTTGTCTGCGGGCGGCCTTCCCATAATCTGGACTCCTGGCTCATGGCGGATAAAACCCTGAACCGGGTTCTCCGCAACGACGCGGATATCAGTATCATCGAAGGAGTTATGGGATACTATGACGGTCTGAATCCCGTTACCCTCCGCTGTTCCACCTGGGAGTTGGCCCAAAAAACAAAAACGCCGGTCATTCTGACCGTGGACGCCTCCGGCGGGGCCGCCAGCGTCGCCGCCACCGTCAAAGGTTTCCAGTCTTTACAGGAAGAAAACGGCATTGCAGGTGTTCTGGTTAACCGGGTTTCCGGTCAGCACCATTATGATCTGATCCGTACCGCCGTGGAACACTACACGGGTCTCCCCTGCACAGGATACCTGACCCGGGATCAGAAGCTGGAGCTGCCTTCCCGGCACCTTGGCCTCGTCCCTGCGGAGGAAACCCCGGATCTGCTCAGGCGGATTGATGAAGCCGCTGTCCTGGCGGAACAAACGCTGGATACCAGCCTCCTGCTTTCCCTCGCCGGACAGGCGCCCGCGCTTCCGGCATTAGCGGAAACAGGCACTGCGGTTTCCTTCCCCGGTTACCGTCTTGGTGTCGCGCTTGACGAAGCCTTTCATTTTTATTATCAGGATAACTTGGACGCCCTTTCCCGTGCCGGTATGGAACTGGTATTTTTCTCCCCTCTCCGGGATCAGCAGCTGCCTTCCGGACTGGACGGTCTCTATATCGGCGGCGGCTATCCGGAAGTTTTTGCTTCCGGGCTTTCCGCAAACCAGGGGATGCTCCGGAGCATCCGCGATGCGCTTTCCGGTGGACTGCCCTGCTATGCGGAATGCGGCGGTCTGATGTACCTTGGCGAAGAAATCGACGGTGTACCCATGGTCGGTTTCCTGCCTTTGCGCTGCCGCATGACAAAGCGCCTTCAGCGCTTTGGATACGTCACTGTGGAAGAAAAGAGCGGTCTCGTATTCCCCGCCCATGAATTCCACCATGCCCTTGCCGAACCCCTGGAAAACGCGTCTTTCGCCTGCCGTATCCGGAAGGCTTCCAATCCTGAAAACGAATGGGTTTGCGGTTATGAACGTGAAAAAACACTGGCCGCATTCGCCCATGTGCATTTCGGAGACAGGCCGGAATTAATCCGTCGCTTCTTTTCCGGTTCCGAAAACGTCTGA
- a CDS encoding ABC transporter ATP-binding protein, translating into MADHYAFSARALTVGYQGQPLIRDISFDLPAGSVLTLIGPNGAGKSTILKTVAAQLAAIAGTVMIDGQPMSRYSHNRLAEKLSVLLTDRVRPEMMTCFEVAAMGRYPYTGQFGRLSEADRGIVHQMLAKLQVDAIADRDFSRISDGQRQRVLMARALCQEPEILVLDEPTSFLDIRHKIDLLDILLEVSRVKNVTVLLSMHEIDLAEKISDYVMGVKGDTVWKYGRPEELFRDEIIADLYDLDRGSYLTGRGSLELKKPEGNPRVFVVGGGGFGIPHYRKLQKKGIPFAAGILFGHDRETDVACALARDTVIVPGFGEMTSKHFEAARQLLVDCGVLLDAGTPEGSLNRMNTELISFAKSQGLKIVRDADELD; encoded by the coding sequence ATGGCTGATCATTATGCATTCAGTGCCAGGGCGCTGACGGTTGGTTACCAGGGACAGCCGCTGATCCGGGATATCTCCTTTGATCTTCCGGCAGGTTCTGTTCTCACGCTGATCGGTCCTAACGGTGCCGGAAAATCAACCATTCTGAAAACTGTTGCCGCGCAGCTTGCCGCAATCGCGGGTACCGTCATGATCGACGGACAGCCGATGTCCCGCTATTCCCACAACCGCCTGGCTGAAAAGCTCTCGGTTCTTCTGACAGACCGCGTTCGCCCGGAAATGATGACCTGCTTTGAAGTGGCCGCCATGGGTCGCTACCCTTACACCGGACAATTCGGCCGCCTGTCCGAAGCAGACCGGGGAATCGTGCATCAGATGCTGGCAAAGCTGCAGGTGGACGCCATCGCCGATCGGGATTTCTCCCGGATCAGTGATGGTCAGCGCCAGCGGGTGCTGATGGCTCGGGCCCTCTGTCAGGAACCGGAAATCCTGGTGCTGGACGAGCCTACCTCTTTCTTGGATATCCGCCATAAAATTGACCTGCTGGATATTCTGCTGGAAGTTTCCCGTGTGAAGAATGTTACGGTGCTCCTGTCCATGCATGAAATTGATCTGGCGGAAAAAATCTCCGATTATGTGATGGGTGTCAAGGGCGACACCGTCTGGAAATACGGCAGACCGGAAGAATTATTCCGGGATGAAATCATAGCTGATCTGTATGACCTGGACCGGGGCAGCTATCTGACCGGCCGCGGCAGTCTGGAACTGAAGAAGCCGGAAGGCAATCCCCGCGTCTTTGTCGTGGGCGGCGGGGGCTTTGGTATTCCGCATTACCGGAAACTCCAGAAGAAAGGAATTCCCTTTGCCGCAGGTATCCTCTTCGGGCATGACCGGGAGACAGATGTAGCTTGCGCGCTGGCCCGGGATACAGTCATCGTTCCCGGTTTCGGAGAGATGACTTCAAAACATTTCGAAGCCGCCCGACAGCTTTTGGTGGACTGCGGCGTCCTGTTGGATGCAGGTACGCCGGAAGGTTCCCTGAACCGGATGAATACGGAACTGATCTCTTTTGCCAAATCACAGGGATTGAAGATCGTGAGGGATGCTGATGAACTGGATTGA
- the cbiE gene encoding precorrin-6y C5,15-methyltransferase (decarboxylating) subunit CbiE yields MNWIDVVSAGPGSEDFLTVQARRTLDEADAVFCAERTQNLVRNPAACRPLTPFSKALEDMEALRAEGLRIAVLLSGDAGLYSMLPILTERFGREALRVHPGVSSLQAFCAKLGIPWQQARILSAHGKQLTPSALCHTVRTSRMTLLLLDAEHNPCWIRQSLCDGGLENAEITVGERISYPDECIGPWEDRVYDSLSVALIENNNAGWASRAFALPDDAFVRGKTPMTKKEIRAQIAAELDLTPDAVVWDIGSGTGSVTVECALQCPFGQVFAVERDPDALKLTEENIRHFHLQNAEIVAGSAPEALKNLPAPTHVFLGGTGGHAAEILSLLEKLDTPVRLCGTAVTLESIREFFDLLREKKNFSAVQIAVSRAELLGDYHMLRAQNPVFVLSADLCGE; encoded by the coding sequence ATGAACTGGATTGATGTGGTAAGCGCAGGCCCGGGAAGTGAGGATTTCCTGACTGTACAGGCCCGCAGGACACTGGATGAGGCTGACGCCGTCTTTTGTGCGGAACGGACCCAAAACCTGGTTCGTAACCCGGCGGCATGCCGTCCCCTGACTCCTTTTTCCAAAGCGCTGGAAGACATGGAAGCCCTTCGTGCGGAAGGACTTCGCATAGCTGTTCTGCTGTCGGGAGACGCCGGTCTGTACAGCATGCTTCCCATCCTGACAGAGCGCTTTGGCCGGGAAGCACTTCGGGTGCATCCGGGCGTCAGCAGCCTCCAGGCCTTCTGTGCGAAACTCGGTATTCCCTGGCAGCAGGCCCGGATCCTCTCCGCTCACGGAAAGCAGCTGACCCCGTCCGCACTGTGTCATACTGTCCGTACCAGCCGGATGACGCTGCTGCTTCTGGATGCGGAGCATAACCCTTGCTGGATCAGGCAGTCACTGTGTGACGGTGGCCTGGAAAATGCCGAAATAACGGTTGGGGAAAGGATCTCCTATCCGGATGAATGCATCGGTCCCTGGGAAGACCGGGTATACGATTCCCTTTCCGTTGCCCTGATCGAAAACAACAATGCAGGATGGGCTTCCCGCGCTTTTGCGCTGCCGGATGATGCGTTTGTGCGCGGGAAAACGCCCATGACTAAAAAAGAAATCCGCGCCCAGATTGCCGCGGAACTGGATCTTACTCCGGATGCGGTTGTCTGGGATATCGGTTCCGGAACAGGAAGCGTCACCGTGGAGTGTGCGCTTCAGTGTCCTTTCGGTCAGGTTTTCGCTGTGGAACGTGATCCGGATGCCTTGAAACTGACAGAAGAAAACATCCGGCATTTCCATCTCCAAAATGCGGAGATTGTCGCGGGCAGTGCTCCGGAAGCGCTGAAGAACCTGCCGGCGCCTACCCATGTTTTCCTGGGCGGCACCGGCGGTCATGCAGCTGAAATTCTTTCCCTGCTTGAGAAGCTGGATACTCCGGTACGGCTGTGCGGAACAGCCGTGACGCTGGAGAGCATCCGGGAGTTCTTTGATCTTCTCCGAGAAAAGAAGAACTTCTCTGCGGTTCAGATTGCTGTTTCCCGCGCGGAGTTGTTGGGTGATTACCATATGCTTCGCGCACAAAATCCTGTTTTTGTTCTCTCCGCAGATCTTTGCGGGGAATAA
- the cobJ gene encoding precorrin-3B C(17)-methyltransferase, giving the protein MGELYVVGIGPGAADEMTLRAAETLRHAEVIAGYQGYIDLIRPLFPDKEFISTPMRGETERCRLLLAEALGGKHAAMVCSGDAGVYGMTGLLYELAEGTGLEINVVPGVTAALSGAALLGAPLGHDFAVISLSDLLTPWETIEKRLDHAAAGDLCIALYNPASMKRKDHLSRACEIILRHASPETVCGAARNIARPEESFCLMTLKELQDYQADMFTTVFIGNSQTRVIDGRMVTPRGYTERNK; this is encoded by the coding sequence ATGGGCGAATTGTATGTGGTTGGAATCGGGCCGGGTGCGGCGGATGAAATGACGCTGCGTGCGGCAGAAACACTCCGCCATGCGGAAGTAATTGCGGGTTATCAGGGATATATTGACCTGATCCGTCCGCTTTTTCCTGACAAGGAGTTCATCTCCACACCCATGCGTGGTGAAACAGAGCGGTGCCGCCTGCTGCTTGCTGAAGCACTGGGCGGAAAGCATGCCGCCATGGTCTGCAGCGGCGACGCTGGTGTCTATGGCATGACAGGCCTTCTGTACGAGCTGGCGGAAGGAACCGGTCTTGAAATCAACGTCGTCCCCGGTGTCACCGCTGCGTTGAGCGGTGCTGCGCTCCTCGGCGCACCCCTGGGTCATGATTTCGCGGTCATCAGCCTTTCCGACCTGCTGACGCCTTGGGAAACAATTGAAAAGCGGCTGGATCATGCCGCTGCGGGAGATCTGTGCATTGCCCTGTATAATCCGGCAAGCATGAAACGCAAGGATCACCTGAGCAGGGCCTGTGAAATCATTCTCCGCCACGCTTCGCCGGAAACAGTCTGTGGTGCGGCCCGGAATATTGCCCGTCCGGAAGAATCCTTTTGCCTCATGACCCTGAAAGAGCTTCAGGATTATCAGGCGGATATGTTTACCACAGTTTTTATCGGCAACAGCCAGACCCGTGTCATCGACGGCAGGATGGTAACTCCCAGGGGATATACGGAAAGGAATAAATGA
- a CDS encoding cobalt-precorrin 5A hydrolase, whose amino-acid sequence MIIHAIAFTDRGQSWQQQLGFPVDRGIPVMEWTRKYFDDSDALLFIGACGIAVRAVAPLLRDKTTDPAVLVMDEAGKHVISLLSGHIGGANTLAGEIALKTGAVPVITTATDLRGMTAADTWAVEHDCAIENPEAIKSVSSAMLAGHDVGVAITERQIDPPFPVTLWLRPRTLVLGAGCRRDIDPEAFEEKVLSFLKENSVSLLALRAVATIDLKQHEPALVRFCSRYHLPLQVYSADELRAVPGIFAHSDFVEKTTGVDNVCERAAVLAGGSLLVGKTAAEGITLALAGTREI is encoded by the coding sequence ATGATCATTCACGCAATTGCCTTTACAGACCGGGGCCAGTCCTGGCAGCAGCAGCTCGGATTCCCCGTGGATCGGGGAATCCCGGTCATGGAGTGGACCCGGAAGTATTTTGACGATTCTGATGCGCTGCTGTTTATCGGCGCGTGTGGAATCGCCGTACGCGCGGTCGCGCCGCTGCTCCGGGACAAAACCACCGATCCGGCTGTCCTTGTCATGGATGAAGCCGGAAAACATGTGATTTCCCTCCTTTCGGGACATATCGGCGGTGCCAATACGCTCGCCGGGGAAATCGCCCTGAAAACGGGAGCCGTGCCTGTCATCACCACAGCCACAGACCTGCGGGGCATGACCGCGGCGGACACCTGGGCAGTGGAGCATGACTGTGCCATTGAGAATCCGGAAGCGATCAAATCCGTTTCCTCCGCTATGCTGGCTGGCCACGATGTCGGCGTAGCGATTACCGAAAGGCAGATCGATCCACCCTTCCCTGTCACGCTCTGGCTCCGTCCCCGGACGCTCGTGCTCGGTGCCGGCTGCCGGAGGGATATCGATCCGGAAGCCTTTGAGGAGAAAGTTCTGAGCTTCCTGAAGGAAAACAGCGTATCCCTGCTCGCCCTCCGGGCTGTCGCCACCATTGATCTCAAGCAGCATGAACCAGCATTGGTGCGTTTCTGCAGCAGATACCATCTTCCCCTTCAGGTTTATTCCGCGGATGAGCTTCGCGCGGTTCCGGGTATCTTTGCTCATTCGGACTTTGTGGAAAAAACCACCGGAGTGGATAATGTGTGTGAACGCGCCGCTGTGCTGGCCGGCGGCAGCCTGCTGGTCGGCAAAACAGCCGCGGAAGGAATCACCCTGGCCCTGGCCGGAACGAGGGAAATCTGA
- a CDS encoding iron ABC transporter permease — translation MMQKKQTLRFGIIFALLVVTFVIMGALNACTGSIAIAPKEVLRILFAGSGEGSKAADVIWKIRLPRLLAAALLGGALSVSGFLLQSFFRNPIAGPYVLGISNGAKMLVGVVMVFVIRASTDAPYWTIMAASFLGSLIVTGFVLLFAGRVRSMAALLITGIMIGSICTAVTNFLVTFADEAGIANLHSWSQGSFSAVSWRNLGFSSVVIFLCVAGAVFLSKPMTAYQLGENYARSMGVNIRAFRIALIALSSLLSAVVTALAGPISFVGVAVPHITRLLFGTSKPAVIIPGSFLFGSVFCMGCDLIARTAFSPSELQISTVTAVFGAPVVIALMLNRQRGKENG, via the coding sequence ATGATGCAGAAAAAACAGACGCTGCGTTTCGGGATCATTTTTGCGCTGCTCGTGGTGACCTTTGTCATCATGGGTGCGCTGAATGCCTGCACCGGCAGTATCGCAATCGCCCCGAAAGAAGTCCTCCGAATTCTTTTTGCGGGCAGCGGCGAAGGCAGCAAGGCAGCTGACGTAATCTGGAAGATTCGTCTGCCCCGCCTGCTGGCAGCTGCGCTGCTGGGCGGTGCCCTCAGCGTATCCGGTTTCCTGCTCCAGAGCTTCTTCCGCAATCCCATTGCAGGTCCCTATGTGCTGGGTATCTCAAACGGCGCAAAAATGCTGGTCGGAGTAGTCATGGTATTCGTCATCCGTGCTTCAACAGACGCTCCTTACTGGACCATCATGGCGGCTTCCTTCCTGGGATCCCTGATCGTCACCGGCTTCGTGCTCCTTTTTGCCGGCCGCGTCCGTTCCATGGCAGCCCTGCTGATCACCGGTATCATGATCGGCAGCATCTGCACCGCGGTGACCAATTTCCTGGTTACCTTCGCAGATGAAGCCGGCATTGCAAATCTTCATTCCTGGAGCCAGGGCAGCTTCTCCGCCGTTTCCTGGCGGAACCTGGGGTTTTCGTCTGTTGTCATTTTCCTGTGTGTTGCAGGTGCTGTTTTCCTTTCCAAACCGATGACAGCCTACCAGCTGGGAGAAAACTACGCGCGCAGCATGGGAGTCAATATCCGCGCCTTCAGGATTGCCCTGATTGCGCTTTCCAGTCTGCTTTCCGCGGTGGTCACCGCCCTGGCAGGCCCCATCTCCTTTGTCGGCGTGGCTGTTCCCCATATCACGCGCCTGCTCTTCGGCACCTCCAAACCTGCGGTCATCATTCCCGGATCCTTCCTCTTCGGAAGCGTATTCTGCATGGGATGCGATCTGATCGCCCGTACAGCGTTTTCACCTTCTGAACTGCAGATCAGCACAGTTACGGCCGTGTTCGGAGCACCGGTTGTCATCGCGCTGATGCTGAACCGGCAAAGGGGGAAAGAAAATGGCTGA
- a CDS encoding NUDIX hydrolase, whose translation MRLLFEMDKHDYDECTHSFSRPSARSIIIRDGKVAMIHSMKYDYYKFPGGGIEQGEDPAEAMIRETREETGLVVIPETVKEYGLVHRIQKSDSDPTEVFIQDNYYYLCDAEETVVSQHLDGYESKEDYQLEFVDPYAAIEKNSRDIHGPYNPMMFQREAKVLNMLIAEGHLGSRQDDQ comes from the coding sequence ATGCGGCTGTTATTTGAAATGGACAAACATGACTATGATGAATGCACTCATTCTTTTTCCCGGCCGTCCGCACGGAGCATCATCATCCGGGATGGAAAAGTGGCAATGATTCACAGCATGAAATATGACTACTATAAGTTCCCGGGCGGAGGGATCGAGCAGGGAGAAGATCCCGCGGAAGCGATGATCCGGGAAACCCGGGAAGAAACGGGACTGGTTGTGATTCCGGAAACAGTCAAAGAGTATGGACTGGTTCACAGGATCCAGAAGAGCGACAGCGATCCGACGGAAGTATTTATCCAAGATAACTACTATTATCTCTGTGACGCGGAGGAGACAGTTGTTTCCCAGCATCTGGACGGGTATGAATCCAAAGAAGATTATCAGCTGGAATTTGTGGATCCCTACGCGGCCATTGAAAAGAACAGCAGGGATATCCACGGTCCCTATAACCCGATGATGTTCCAGCGGGAAGCCAAGGTGCTGAACATGCTTATTGCTGAGGGTCACCTTGGTTCGCGTCAGGACGATCAATGA
- a CDS encoding precorrin-8X methylmutase: MNETDYGVTFMDPAGIEKRSMEIIESELTVPLPEEIKPIVKRVIHTTADFSFAENMRFTPGVVELIRNMLIAGATIITDTNMALTGISKPSLTKLGISALCYMSDQEVMREAKSRGLTRAVVSMEKALRLPGPKLFVCGNAPTFLLPLLNLDTPPADIAVIGVPVGFVNVVEVKGKLWASGIPCIVAMGRRGGSNVAAAIVNALLYGIPGVRS, encoded by the coding sequence ATGAATGAAACAGATTACGGTGTGACGTTCATGGATCCCGCCGGAATTGAAAAACGCAGCATGGAGATCATTGAGTCAGAGCTGACCGTTCCCCTGCCCGAAGAGATCAAGCCCATCGTCAAACGGGTCATCCATACCACTGCGGACTTCAGCTTTGCTGAAAACATGCGTTTTACCCCGGGCGTGGTGGAGCTGATCCGGAACATGCTTATCGCCGGCGCCACCATCATCACCGATACAAACATGGCCCTGACAGGCATCAGCAAGCCCTCCCTGACAAAACTCGGTATCTCGGCCCTGTGCTATATGTCGGATCAGGAAGTCATGCGGGAGGCAAAATCCCGCGGCCTGACCCGGGCCGTGGTCAGCATGGAAAAAGCCCTCCGGCTTCCGGGACCCAAACTATTTGTCTGCGGCAATGCTCCCACGTTCCTGCTCCCGCTCCTGAATCTGGACACACCGCCTGCGGATATCGCTGTCATTGGCGTTCCCGTGGGCTTTGTCAACGTGGTTGAGGTCAAGGGAAAGCTTTGGGCCAGCGGTATACCCTGTATCGTTGCAATGGGCCGCCGGGGCGGCAGCAATGTTGCCGCGGCAATCGTCAATGCATTGCTGTACGGCATTCCGGGGGTGCGCTCATGA
- the cobK gene encoding precorrin-6A reductase, with protein sequence MAVTLIFGGTSEGRLAAEKEKDALVCVATEYGASLLPPGTNCHIGRLDRNEMLEFIRTLRPGRVIDATHPYAVKATDNIRACCTELDIPYERISRPSVSGSWSTLVRHAKSAEHAAHLLTETGGNILLTTGSQTLSTYAATIPAERLWVRVLPTRAALEFCELAGIHPSHIIAMQGPFSPELNGALYDHFNIHVMVTKDSGSAGGLEEKVLPALAREMDVIVIDRPDANQGDPQQ encoded by the coding sequence ATGGCAGTCACCCTGATCTTCGGAGGCACCTCTGAAGGCCGTCTGGCCGCGGAAAAAGAAAAAGACGCCCTTGTATGCGTCGCGACTGAATATGGTGCATCCCTGCTGCCGCCCGGTACAAACTGTCATATCGGACGGCTGGACCGGAATGAGATGCTGGAGTTTATACGCACGCTCCGTCCCGGCCGCGTCATTGACGCAACTCACCCCTATGCAGTCAAAGCCACCGATAATATCCGAGCCTGCTGCACGGAACTTGATATCCCGTATGAACGGATTTCCCGCCCTTCCGTTTCCGGTTCCTGGAGTACGCTTGTCCGCCATGCGAAAAGCGCGGAGCATGCCGCGCATCTTCTGACGGAAACCGGCGGGAACATCCTGCTGACCACCGGCAGCCAGACGCTGAGCACCTATGCAGCCACAATCCCCGCCGAAAGGCTCTGGGTGCGGGTGCTTCCAACCCGGGCAGCACTGGAGTTCTGTGAACTTGCCGGCATTCATCCGTCCCATATCATTGCCATGCAGGGACCTTTCTCGCCGGAACTAAACGGCGCCCTGTATGATCATTTTAATATCCATGTGATGGTAACCAAGGATTCCGGTTCAGCCGGAGGGTTGGAGGAAAAAGTCCTTCCGGCCCTGGCCCGGGAAATGGACGTCATTGTCATTGATCGTCCTGACGCGAACCAAGGTGACCCTCAGCAATAA
- the cobM gene encoding precorrin-4 C(11)-methyltransferase: MIYFIGAGPGAADLITLRGMKLLQKASLVIYAGSLVNPELLDYCPGNCEKLNSASMTLEQVISALKAHRDDDTVVRLHTGDPSFYGAVHEQMDLLDQEGLSYEVVPGVSSLNAAAAALKSELTLPGVSQTVIVSRRAGRTAVPEQENVPALAAHQATMAFFLSVGMLRELCAELISGGYAPNTPAVVVYKASWPDQEIVHGTLSDLPDKAAHIQKTALVLVGRFLEGTVERSKLYDPSFSHEYRKSESPNTEDASRP, translated from the coding sequence ATGATTTATTTTATCGGCGCGGGTCCCGGTGCGGCGGACCTGATCACCCTGCGGGGGATGAAGCTTTTACAGAAGGCAAGCCTTGTCATCTATGCTGGTTCCCTGGTGAACCCGGAGCTTCTCGATTACTGCCCCGGGAACTGTGAGAAGCTGAACAGCGCTTCCATGACGCTGGAGCAGGTAATCTCTGCGCTCAAGGCCCATCGGGATGATGATACCGTCGTCCGGCTTCACACCGGTGATCCTTCCTTTTACGGTGCTGTCCACGAACAGATGGATCTGCTGGACCAGGAAGGTCTGTCCTATGAAGTCGTCCCCGGTGTCAGCTCCCTGAACGCGGCCGCAGCCGCGCTGAAAAGTGAACTGACCCTTCCGGGCGTCAGCCAGACAGTCATCGTCAGCCGGCGGGCAGGCAGGACCGCGGTTCCGGAGCAGGAAAATGTTCCTGCGCTCGCAGCCCATCAGGCAACCATGGCCTTTTTCCTCAGCGTTGGTATGCTGAGGGAGCTCTGTGCGGAACTGATTTCCGGCGGATATGCGCCTAACACCCCTGCCGTCGTTGTTTACAAGGCCTCCTGGCCGGATCAGGAGATAGTCCACGGCACCTTGTCTGACCTGCCGGACAAAGCTGCCCATATACAGAAAACAGCACTCGTGCTGGTCGGCCGGTTCCTGGAAGGCACCGTGGAACGCTCGAAGCTGTATGATCCTTCCTTTTCACATGAGTACCGCAAAAGTGAATCTCCAAATACGGAGGATGCATCCAGACCATGA
- the cbiD gene encoding cobalt-precorrin-5B (C(1))-methyltransferase CbiD yields the protein MKQLREGFTTGSCAAACALASCLWQKEGECPACVSIIVPEGREYRAEIRPLSPYRCAVIKDAGDDPDITGGCEVWAEVAVGNTPGEINFRAGEGVGVITLPGLKLPIGEAAINPVPREMIRNAVRSVWPDLAAEVTVGITGGEEMARKTFNPRLGIEGGLSILGTTGIVRPMSEESLVEAIRLELQFRRTSGLDEITLVFGSQGEKAMQALQPESTCVQISNFVGDALDCAAELGFRRVLLAGQPGKLVKVSGGSMQTHSRYGDGRREALCAHLALLDAPIDLLRTVMNSVTLDGLIPVIREAGYESVWNNLCRSASRYASARTGNALRVDTMMLDGQGHRIGGYTDE from the coding sequence ATGAAGCAGTTACGAGAAGGCTTTACCACCGGAAGCTGTGCCGCCGCCTGCGCACTGGCCTCCTGCCTCTGGCAGAAGGAAGGCGAGTGCCCCGCCTGTGTTTCGATCATCGTACCGGAAGGACGGGAGTACAGGGCGGAAATCCGTCCGCTTTCCCCGTACCGCTGTGCTGTGATCAAGGATGCGGGAGACGATCCTGATATCACCGGCGGATGCGAGGTCTGGGCTGAGGTTGCAGTCGGGAATACGCCGGGAGAAATCAACTTCCGTGCCGGCGAAGGGGTCGGCGTCATCACTCTTCCGGGCTTAAAGCTGCCCATCGGTGAAGCTGCCATCAACCCGGTTCCCCGGGAAATGATCCGGAATGCCGTACGCTCTGTCTGGCCGGACCTGGCGGCAGAAGTGACCGTAGGCATTACCGGCGGAGAGGAAATGGCCCGGAAAACCTTCAATCCCCGCCTGGGTATTGAAGGCGGCCTGTCCATCCTGGGTACCACCGGTATCGTCCGCCCCATGAGCGAGGAATCCCTGGTGGAAGCCATCCGGCTGGAACTGCAGTTCCGCAGGACCTCCGGCCTTGATGAGATCACGCTTGTATTCGGCAGCCAGGGTGAAAAAGCCATGCAGGCGCTGCAGCCGGAAAGCACCTGCGTCCAGATCAGCAACTTTGTCGGCGACGCGCTGGATTGTGCCGCAGAGCTGGGTTTCCGCCGTGTCCTGCTGGCCGGGCAGCCCGGAAAACTGGTAAAGGTTTCAGGCGGAAGCATGCAGACTCACAGCCGTTACGGAGACGGACGGCGGGAAGCACTCTGCGCGCATCTCGCGCTCCTTGATGCGCCAATAGATCTGCTTCGCACCGTAATGAACAGCGTCACCCTGGACGGGCTGATTCCCGTCATCCGTGAAGCCGGATATGAAAGTGTATGGAATAACCTGTGCCGCAGCGCGTCCCGTTACGCCTCTGCCCGCACCGGCAATGCTCTCCGGGTGGATACCATGATGCTGGACGGACAGGGACACAGGATCGGAGGCTATACAGATGAATGA